A single genomic interval of Halichondria panicea chromosome 2, odHalPani1.1, whole genome shotgun sequence harbors:
- the LOC135331695 gene encoding putative mitogen-activated protein kinase kinase kinase 7-like, translated as MASTAEPAPSTVTVVEEWTNSLGDLIISTSSLEPSTEKLENSIGSYSQSSSIVKLNGTKCVSKTIQTFLFAKNEFRKQFIDGCLQLSKIRHPNLVQLLGAQLHKDGTPPALIFEYFPFNLQNCLQKYPSISKHDKYCILSGISKGLHYLHSRPSPIVHGSLNARNVMLTASLQAKISDPVRFGAEVPNSDDAAYQPPEEAPATGGDIFCFGDLIIHVLLQQIPQLEAKKSDEDVELSEVQRRKKYIGSPAGDSHQSFKELAIKCLDDSPMLRPTSLSLVREIEKIIAPIQPEFENILDMHHALEKLTLSKETVDSLNRTIQGKEVEIEALKQQMEPLRNDLTAKDECLQAQILEVDSYKQALQGKEARIRAHESGNRAKEALIKAKDREIAAKKQDVIAKESLIRACQKRIDSLEQQVLALRKGVDVPLSPSTPVHTPKPFASRSVSGSPTQPNAPEIVKADTHEVLYRKNRGRVGRNVGIFSDGHAYQDAVLRRASSSKDYDPVLANILARQHQRIEEAEESKSSDKPNPPPVRPKRPRANSLTSAELGNIMHRRSIDI; from the coding sequence ATGGCCTCTACTGCTGAACCAGCACCATCTACAGTCACTGTTGTGGAAGAATGGACCAACTCTCTTGGAGATCTGATTATTTCTACCTCTTCTCTGGAACCATCAACAGAAAAACTGGAAAATAGCATTGGATCGTACTCCCAGAGTAGCTCAATAGTGAAACTAAATGGAACCAAGTGTGTGAGCAAGACCATCCAAACGTTTTTATTTGCCAAGAATGAATTTCGCAAGCAGTTCATCGACGGTTGTCTGCAGCTGAGCAAAATTCGTCATCCCAACTTAGTGCAGCTGTTGGGAGCACAACTGCACAAAGATGGAACACCACCAGCTCTGATTTTCGAGTACTTCCCATTCAATCTCCAAAACTGTCTGCAAAAATATCCCTCCATTTCAAAGCATGACAAGTATTGCATTCTTTCTGGCATCTCCAAAGGGCTTCACTATTTACACTCCAGACCATCACCAATAGTACATGGTAGCCTCAATGCAAGAAATGTGATGCTCACAGCCTCCTTACAAGCAAAGATTTCTGACCCAGTACGCTTTGGAGCTGAAGTACCAAACTCAGACGATGCTGCTTACCAACCTCCAGAAGAAGCTCCTGCAACCGGTGGTGACATCTTCTGTTTTGGCGACCTAATCATTCACGTCCTACTTCAACAAATTCCTCAACTTGAAGCTAAAAAAAGTGACGAAGATGTAGAACTTAGTGAAGTCCAAAGAAGAAAGAAGTATATTGGCTCTCCAGCTGGTGACAGTCATCAAAGTTTCAAGGAACTAGCAATCAAATGTCTTGATGATAGTCCGATGTTGAGACCAACGTCTTTGTCCCTTGTTCGAGAAATTGAAAAGATAATTGCTCCCATTCAACCAGAGTTTGAGAATATACTTGATATGCACCATGCTCTTGAGAAGCTTACACTGAGCAAGGAAACTGTTGATAGCCTCAACCGCACTATTCAAGGCAAAGAGGTGGAAATTGAAGCACTCAAACAGCAGATGGAACCCTTGAGAAATGATCTAACCGCTAAAGACGAGTGCTTACAAGCACAAATTCTTGAGGTCGATTCGTACAAGCAGGCACTACAGGGGAAGGAGGCTAGAATTCGAGCACATGAAAGTGGCAACAGAGCCAAAGAAGCATTGATCAAAGCCAAGGACAGGGAGATAGCTGCTAAGAAACAAGATGTAATAGCTAAAGAATCCCTGATACGGGCTTGTCAAAAGCGCATTGATTCTTTAGAGCAGCAAGTATTGGCATTGCGAAAAGGAGTCGATGTCCCCCTCTCTCCAAGCACGCCAGTCCACACTCCAAAACCATTCGCTAGCAGATCGGTTAGCGGAAGTCCCACACAACCCAACGCACCGGAGATTGTGAAGGCTGACACCCACGAGGTGTTGTACAGAAAGAACCGAGGAAGGGTGGGACGAAATGTTGGGATTTTTAGCGATGGTCATGCCTACCAAGATGCTGTACTTCGCCGGGCAAGTAGTTCCAAAGACTATGACCCTGTCTTAGCCAACATACTAGCCCGCCAGCATCAAAGAATTGAAGAAGCAGAGGAAAGTAAGAGCTCTGACAAGCCTAACCCTCCACCTGTTCGTCCCAAACGCCCTCGTGCCAACAGTTTGACAAGTGCCGAGTTAGGAAACATTATGCACAGAAGATCAATTGATATCTGA
- the LOC135331706 gene encoding protein TEX261-like, whose protein sequence is MFLWLISWAALLAQVVFVVFSLAAGLYYLAEIIEEYSIVAKKIITYLLVFVIVLYIGLLVFDGFPWGLVVVGLLTHLLYGSLLTTFPVISLLSPGFVGGTLLLIVAHILAFQYFADHWHIFQEVLAFFFLCLWMVPFSFFISLSANDMVLPVSVGSPDGSSRRSRRSMLPALMDFLASKLNNLSPSKSSKSI, encoded by the exons ATGTTCCTGTGGCTGATAAGTTGGGCAGCTCTTCTTGCTCAAGTTGTGTTTGTAGTCTTCTCCTTAG CTGCAGGTCTGTATTATCTGGCTGAAATAATTGAAGAATACTCTATAGTTGCAAAGAAGATCATTACATACCTACTTGTG TTTGTCATTGTGCTCTACATTGGACTGTTGGTGTTTGATGGCTTCCCCTGGGGACTAGTCGTTGTTGGTCTCCTCACTCACCTTCTCTATGGCTCCCTCCTCACCACCTTCCCCGTCATCTCCCTACTCTCCCCCGGCTTTGTAGGAGGGACAT TACTTCTGATCGTTGCACACATCTTGGCATTTCAATACTTTGCCGACCATTGGCACATCTTTCAAGAG GTACTTGCCTTTTTCTTCCTGTGCCTGTGGATGGTTCCATTCAGTTTCTTCATATCTCTCTCTGCTAATGACATGGTGCTTCCTGTGTCAGTGGGCTCTCCCG ATGGCTCTAGTCGTAGATCAAGGAGAAGTATGTTGCCAGCGTTAATGGACTTTTTGGCTAGCAAACTGAACAATTTATCTCCTAGTAAAAGTTCCAAGAGTATATGA